Genomic window (Plectropomus leopardus isolate mb unplaced genomic scaffold, YSFRI_Pleo_2.0 unplaced_scaffold28358, whole genome shotgun sequence):
TAAACGTCCAGCAGAGAatccaggacagacagaaagacgtgaagctgctgcagcaggaggtggaggacatCAACGCCTCCGCTGATAAAGCAGAGGAGGACAGCGAGAGGATCTTCACCCAGCTGATCCGTCTCCTGGAGAAAAGACGCTCCGACGTGAAGCGGCAGCTCAGATCGCAACAGCAAAGCGAAGTGAGTCGAgtcagagagctggaggaggagctgcagcaggagatcagcgagctgcagaggagagacgctgagctggagcagctctcacacacagaccatCACACCCAGTTTCTGCTCAGCTACGCCTCACTGCCAGCACTCACACGCTCAGCCAGCGTCCACATCCGTCCTCGCCGCCGCCGCTTTGAGGACGTGACAGCGACCGTTTCAAAGATCAGAGACATGCTACAGGACTCTCTGAGGGACACGTGGACAGATGTCTCACTGACACCGACTGAAGTGACACAATCAGAGCCCAAAACCAGAGCGGAGTTCCTCAGATATTCACGTCAAATCACACTGGATCCAAACACAGCACACGAATATCTGTTATTATCTGACGAGAACagaaaagcaacacaaacaGGACTCCATTCTTATCCTGATCACCCAGACAGATTCAGTTACTGGCATCAGGTCCTGAGCAGACAGAGTCTGACTGGACGTTGTTACTGGGAGGTGGAGTGGAGCGGGGGGGTGGTTCATGTAGCCGTCACGTACAAGAATATCAGCAGAGGGGAGACACATGAATCTTCATttggacaaaatgacaaatcttGGGTGTTATATTGTGTCAATACCAGATACGGCTTTTGGTACAACAAAGTCCAAACTCCCGTCTCAGGTCCTCGGTCCTCCAGAGTCGGAGTGTACCTGGATCACGGTGCAGGGATTCTGTCCTTCTACAGCGTCTCTAAAACCATGACTCTCCTCCACAGAGTCCAGACCACGTTCACCCAGCCGCTCCACGCTGGACTTTGGGTTTATTGTAACGGATCCACTGCTGAGTTGTGTGAAGCGAAATAGTCAGAGGTCACTGAAGGGTTAAACTTTGCGTTTGGTCTCCACGTTTGCTGCTCAGAGCTGATTGTTGTGGCTTTGCTTTGCTGCTCAAAGATtagctgtcagtcaaacattATGGGCGGGACTTTGACGTCTTTTCCTGTGTTGCTGTGtaaatgtttgagtttgtttttgtggcgCTCCTTCCTGtctcattttctgtgttaagggacgtttggttttttttgtttcttgatgCCGTCATCGAGCGATTGTTGATGGGGAAATGTTGGTGTTCAGTCTTTAGCTGCTCGATGTGAAAAGTGTCAGAACGATGTGTCTGTtgttatttgattaaaaaaaatctaatttatcaAATGACTTCATCCTTACACTGTAGTATCTCTACTGCAACTTCAACAAATCTGTACTTCTACTAAAGTATTACACTGTagtatttctgcttttacttcaGTCAGATCAGTACTTGTAAGTACTTGTGAagatcaagtgtgtgtgtgtgtgtgtgtgtgtgtgtgtgtgtgtgtaatatatgtgcaatattttggtaTAGAGTATTGTGTAATATCTGATGGGGCGTCTGAACTGACttgtgcagagtgtgtgtgcagttatTGTGCGTATGGCATTTGTGCAATTTTGTAGTACTACTGGGGTGTATGAACTGGTGGGGATACTGTGTGTTAATTGTAGTCTGATTGTATATTTATGTGGCTGTGTGgctaaactgaactaaaataaaataaaacaaaataaaaatcagctaTAAAATCACAGTTATCCCCAAATTATCCCAGCAGGTTACTcactttttgacagttttgggTCAAACA
Coding sequences:
- the LOC121938067 gene encoding tripartite motif-containing protein 16-like, producing the protein MLAALVEQLKRTEAAPADLCYAGAEDVACDFCSGRKLKAAKSCLQCLASYCERQLQPHYRSDTFKKHQLVEPSKKLRDNICSRHDEAMKMFCRTDHQCICYLCSVEEHKGHDTVSAAAERGEKQRELEGSRLNVQQRIQDRQKDVKLLQQEVEDINASADKAEEDSERIFTQLIRLLEKRRSDVKRQLRSQQQSEVSRVRELEEELQQEISELQRRDAELEQLSHTDHHTQFLLSYASLPALTRSASVHIRPRRRRFEDVTATVSKIRDMLQDSLRDTWTDVSLTPTEVTQSEPKTRAEFLRYSRQITLDPNTAHEYLLLSDENRKATQTGLHSYPDHPDRFSYWHQVLSRQSLTGRCYWEVEWSGGVVHVAVTYKNISRGETHESSFGQNDKSWVLYCVNTRYGFWYNKVQTPVSGPRSSRVGVYLDHGAGILSFYSVSKTMTLLHRVQTTFTQPLHAGLWVYCNGSTAELCEAK